A genomic window from Gossypium hirsutum isolate 1008001.06 chromosome D12, Gossypium_hirsutum_v2.1, whole genome shotgun sequence includes:
- the LOC121224387 gene encoding heavy metal-associated isoprenylated plant protein 12, whose translation MKKIVLKLDLHNDKCRQKGMKMASGLSGVESVAIDKDQKLTVIGDVDPVKAAQKLGKLCHTEIVSVGPAKEPEKKKEEPKKPPEPKKDPPKELVVQYPYPMICHPPYYPPFPDYYYKPIEERPPACIIS comes from the exons ATGAAG AAAATTGTGTTGAAGTTGGATTTGCACAACGACAAATGCAGACAGAAAGGCATGAAGATGGCCTCTGGTCTTTCAG gGGTTGAGTCGGTTGCAATAGACAAGGACCAAAAATTGACAGTAATAGGAGATGTGGATCCAGTTAAGGCAGCGCAGAAATTAGGCAAGTTATGCCATACTGAAATAGTTTCGGTCGGACCGGCAAAAGAGCcggagaagaagaaggaagaaccCAAGAAACCACCGGAACCAAAGAAAGACCCACCGAAAGAACTTGTAGTACAATACCCGTATCCAATGATATGTCACCCTCCATACTATCCTCCGTTTCCCGATTATTACTATAAACCTATCGAGGAACGTCCACCTGCTTGCATTATCTCTTAA